The Pantoea eucalypti sequence GGTTCGCCAGCTGGGTACGCGCTTCCAGCAGCTTGCTCAGTGGCTCGACGTTACGAGCCACCGCATCCGGCGAAAAGTCATCCATGCTGTCAAAGGTGAGATCGATGTTCAGCTTGCCTTCGCCATTCAGGGTGTTGTCCACCTGGAACGCGGCGCGCGGCTTCAGCGCTTTCATGCGCTCATCGAAGTTGTCGATGTCGATCTCCAGGAATTTCCGTTCGTCGATGCCCGGCTGCGGCTCCAGCGGTTTACCCACCAGATCCGCCAGCACGCCCATCACAAACGGCAGCTGGATTTTGCGTTCCGCGCCATAAATTTCCACGTCATATTCAATCTGGACGCGAGGCGCGCGATTGCGGGCAATGAACTTCTGCCCACTGGATTTGCTTGTTGCCATGGTTTTCTCCATCAATGATGCGCGGATAATGTGTCACAGCAGGCGCGCAGGTCCCGCTGTGTGAGTGGGTCACGCCTGCTTAGTCGCGACGTCCGAAAATGGTTTCCAGCTGATGAACGCCATCGGGTGCCAGTTCGCGGATGATCTCCAGAAAGTCGCGCTCGATTAAGCGCTGTACCCGATCAATCATCAGCGGGGCCGGATGACTCGGCTCATGCTGGGTGAAGTACAGTTTCACTTTCTCCAGCATCAGCTGCGCGTCGGCGCGGGAACTGATCTGTACCGTGCGCCAGTCCGCTGCAGCGCGCGGGGCCGCTGCGACAGCCGCCGGTGCAGCGGCTTCTGCGGTCTGTTCCGCCGCTGCGGTGGGAATCAGCTGGCTGAGGTCCGTGGCCTGGCAGCGTTCGGCGATCAGTGCAATCTGTCGGCGCATCTGTATCAGTTCAGGCACTGCCGCCTCGCCCAGCCGTTCGGCGATGGTTTCGCAGATGGTCTGCAGCCGCTCATGAATCTGCAGTACCGCCTCAATGCCGGGCTGGTCGCCGCGTGCCAGTTCGTCGATCAGACGCGGCAGGCCGCCGGGATAATCCGCCACTTCGGTTTTGCTGCCGTCACACAGGGCGGCAGCATCGCGCAGCGAGATGCCGTCGGACGGATAGCGCAGCAGCCAGCACTGACGCACCGCGCCGCTCAGGGAGGTCTTGTCACCCAGCAACGCCAGAGCATTGATACGGTAGAAGGGATCCTGTTCGCCGTACTCTTCCAGACGAGGCCACAGCGGCTCCCAGTAAAGCAGCAGCGCCTGTTCAATCAGCTTCAGACCCTGCGCATAGCCCGGCAACCCTTTCAGCTCCGTCCAGGCATGCGTCAGCGCCAGCATCACCCGCAAATCTTTGCTGCGGCCCAGTAAGGCTATTGCCAGCTTCTCAACTTTGTTCCAGTCGGCGGGTTCCGCGGGAATGATGGTATCGCCGAACTGCTGTTCCGCTTTGCCGGCACTGGCCTGCTCCATCGCCTGAAAATCGGCGTCGTACTCCAGGTTATCGCCGCCGGGATTCTCTTCACTGACCGGAGCCAGCAAGGCCTCTGTATTCATCGTCATGCGTGTCGCCTCAGGATTCAAACATCGGGGGATAAAGTCCGTTTCGTCCCGGCTTTGCCCCACCGGCCGGATCAAACAGCAATGAAAAGAGCTGAGCGGTGAAGTTACCGCTGTGGACCTGGGTATAAAGCGGGAAGCCGTCGCTTTGATTGGTCCACCAGAAACTGGTGTAAAACTGCGGGTCGAAGTTCTCGCCCGGCAGCGCCCAGTTCAGCGTCGAGGGCGTGTCGCCATGCCCGATGACGTTGAGAATATCTGATGACTCGCCCGCTTCCTGCGGCGGTTGCGGCTGCGGAATGCTGATCAGCGCCTGATCCAGTTGTTCCGGCGATCCGCCACCCTGCACCACCCGCAGCAGCGTATTGCCCACCTGCTGATACCACTCGCCGGAGCGGGCCAGCAGCGCGGGAGACCACTCGGCGGGGGTGAAGTGGCGCAGCGCGCAGAGCGGATAGTTACGCCCTACGCTGTCCCGTGCGGCGATCAGGCAGCCCATCTGGATCAGCTGACTGCCCAGCATCGGCGGCACCACAAAATTCCAGACCGGCGCGTTAAGGAACGGGCGCGACGGGGCGTTTTCACTCTCCTGGCTGCTCTGCCAGTGATGCAGGCCCACCTGAAACCAGCTGGACCATTGGCGATAGAGCACGTCAGGAAAGCGGCGCTTCACAAAGTCACCTGCGCTGGGCAATTTGCCGTACCAGCAGGGTGCAGCGTAATGAGTCATTGTCGGGTCCTGTTTCAGGGGCAGCTAAAGCCGGGAAGCTGGAACGGGTTACGAATGCTGCCAGGGGTGAACGACAGCGTGACCTGATGGCCCTCCACGCTGAACGTGGCTTCACGGGTCAGGCCGCCTGCAGCAGTAACCCGGGCGCGGTCAAAGAAACGATTGAGCGCCCAGGGGCCGCTGGTGACCAGCGTCGACGTGGTGCCGTTGGTCAGGCCCAGCTGCATCCGCACCTGGCTGGTGCCGCCAGGGCCGGGCCAGCTGACCATCTGCACGGCCTGCGGCCCGTGGCTGTAACGCAATTGCTGACCATCCACATCCAGCGTCAGGTTGAGGATGTCATTGTCCATTTTTACGGTGCGTAGCGTGACGCGGAAGCCTGGCGTGGTTGCGCCGTTGGCAAAGAACGCATCACGAATTGACTGCGCCTGCTGGAAAGGACGAAGCAGCGCTTCGCCACCCGGCAGCGTTTTGCCGTCAATACCTGGCGTAAAGCGCCACGATGCGTTGGTGGTGTCGACTTTGCTGGCCAGGTTGTCGCGGAAGAAGCTGTCCATCATGCCGCTGCCAGGCGCAAACATCCGGGCCAGGTCGTCAGGTGTCACTTCACTGCGCGCGGAGCGCACCAGCGGATAACGACCGGCGATCGCCTGACGACAGAAACTGCCCACCTCCATCGTGATACGTTTACGGACGTTATCCATGTCGCGGCGCTGTGCATCACTGCTGGCGCCGACCGCCATGCTGGAGACCATATTCTGTAGCGAACCGGGAAGTCTTCCGGCACTGGCTTGAAGACGACTGATCGCATCGCTGGCCGGTGGCGGCATTCCGCTGTTGGCGGCATCCTGCACCGCCGTGAGGTAGCGATAAAGGTCGTCAATCTGGTGCAGGAAGTCATCCACCGCCAGCACCTTGCTGCCCTGCTGCAGCGGCTGTGCCAGCTCAAGGATCGGCGCAAAGTGCACAGCAACGGCCTGTTCCGGAGAGACCTGCGTTGCCGCCTGTCCACGCGCAGCGCTCGCTTCAGGTGACGTAAACAGCGCTTCCAGAGTACGGGTGGCGCTGTTATCCGACGGTTTTGCTGCCTGCGCGGTTTTCTCATCGGGTTGCGCCCGGTTCAGCGTCAGCAGATTGCTGAGATTGATGACCAGCTGGCGCAGCGGCGAGTGATTGCCTGACAGCAGACGCGCGGTGTTGATACGTTGCGAAAGGTCGGCGCTGCTGTTGAGCTGGATATCACTCAGAAACTGCTCCCACTGGCGGATATAGTCCTGCACATAGAGCTGACGCACCGCGAGATCGGTCTGCTCACTTTTCTGTTGCGGCGCAGCACCGCCCAGTACCCAGAGATCGTCCTGATAAAGTGCCTGCGTTACCGGGGCAATCTGCTTATCGACATGCTGCCAGTAACCGTCCGGTGTATAGAGACCGGACACCCCGTCATTAACCGATTTACCGCTTTTGCGGGAAAACACCAGCTCGCTCTGAGGCCCGCCCAGCGACGCCAGCGTGACCGGTTGCAGGCTGTCATCCCGTTGCAGCAGGCGCTTCAGGCGTCCATAAACCCGCTGTGACAGCGGCATCTGATTAATCATTTCCTGCTCGCGCTTTACCAGTGCGTCATCCTTCGCGTAGGGCGACGAGTGGATCTGCGTTTCCAGCAGCTGTTGCAGATGCCACGCCAGCTGTTTTACCTGCTGCTGCGTGACGTTCTGCGGCAGCTCACGTGAGAGATTCAGCATCAGCCAGGCTTGCAGGAATTTGCCATCGTAGTGCTTCGGCTGATAGAGCATCTGATACGCCTTCAGCGCTTCATAGCTGTAGTCCGCATCGCTGCCAGTGTCATTACGCAGCCAGCGGGTGATGTTCTGTGCCACCTGCGGCAACAGCAGCTGTTTCAGTGCTTTGTCGTAAAGCGCGCGGGTTGCATCGCTGACCTCGGTGCCGCGATAAAGCCCCATGCGGCGCGTCAGCGGTGGAGACTCCAGCGAGAAGTCGGCGCTTTCTGGCAGGTGCAACAGGGTGTTGAGATAGGGCACCAGCGCAAAGAGATCGCCGTTGACCTGCTGCTGAAGCTGATTGCCCAGTTGCTCAACCTGTGGCCCTTTAGCAGCCATTTCCTGCAGGTAAGTTTTGTTCTTGCTGTAACTGGTAAGCCACAGTCCGCCCGCCACCAGTAGCAGCACCAGCAGCGCCAGATACCCCGACCACAATCCGGCGCGGTTGCGCAGTTCCCACCAGCGATTACTGCCCGCCAGGCCCGACTCCTGGAAAATCACATTTTCCAGCACTCCTTTCAGGAAGAAGCTCTGGCCTTTGTTCTGCGGAATTGGCGCGTCTTTATCAACCTGATCCCATCTGCCTGATTCGCCCGCCTGCTGGCCTGGCAGATTCAGCGCGCGGTTCAGCTCGCCCATCACCCGGTCAAACGGCAGTCCTTCCTGGGTGCCGCTGGCAAAATAGATGCCGCGTGGCGCGAACTGGGTTTCAAAATCGGAGCGGGCAAACAGCGTATCAAGTGCGTCTGCCAGTAATGGACGTAACGCCGCAAACTCCTGTGGGAAGAGATAACTTTCCGCCCGGGCCTGGGCGTCACTCTCCATCAGCAGACGGTCGGCCAGTCCGGCATCAAGTCGCTGTTGCAGCAGTGAATACTCCTGCTGGAACTGGCTGTTCAGCTCAAAATCGGCGGCAGATGCCTTCGCCCACGGAAAAGTGAACCCCCAGATTTGTTCGCGCTGGGCTTTGTCCAGCGAGCCGAAGTAGCTGCGGAAGCCTTTAAGCAGGTCAGCTTTGGTGACCAGCACATAGACCGGGAAACGGATGCCGAGACGATCGTGCAGCTCCATCAGACGCTGACGCAGCGCCAGCGCCTGGTTGCGCAGTGCCTCGGGCGACTGGCTCAGCAGATCGGATACGCTCAGGGTGACGATGACACCGTTAATTGGCTGACGTCCGCGATATTTACGCAGCAGGTCGAGGAAATGATGCCATTCGCTGGCATCGCTATCCTGCTGACTCTCCTGGGTGCTGTAGCGCCCGGCGGTATCGAGAAGGACTGCATCATTGGTGAACCACCAGTCGCAGTTGCGGGTGCCGCCGATGCCGCGCAGCGCCGACTTGCCGAACTTGTCCGCCAGCGGAAACTGCAGGCCGGAGTTGACCAGCGCGGTGGTTTTACCGGCACCGGGTGCGCCGATGATCATGTACCACGGCAGCTGATAGAGATACTGGCGGCCAAAGCGCTGCGCCCAGAACGGCGTACCCTTGCTGCTGTGGCGCTGAAAATGCGCCTTTCTCAGCATCTCTGTGGCTTCAGAGAAGCGCCCTGCCAGCACCTGCTCTTCACTGGTCAGACGCTGACGATCTGCTTCCGGCGCATCGCTTTTGCCGGTTTCCAGACTCGACATCAGCTTGCGGTTGAGCCAGTAATTGTAAAGCCGTGGGATCGCCTGCCCCAGACCCCAGACCAGATAGAGCAGTGCGATACTGATCATCCGGTTCTGCTCTGGTTCAAGCGGCCGCGAATCAACGATTGAGAAGACCGGGCCAATGACCCAGATAATGAATGAGAGCGCGGTGATGCCGACGAAGCCCCACGCGAGGCGGCTGGTCAGCACCGCAAACAGAATATTCAGCATGGATCAGTTCCCTCTCGCCAGGCCGTTGAGTTCGGCATGCGTCGCATCCGGCGCCACCAGCAGTGTGATTTCAACGCGACGGTTACGTGCGCGATTTTCTGCGCTGTTGTTTGGCACCAGCGGATTGCTTTCGCCGCGTCCTTCCGCTTTCACCCGTGATGGATCTGCCAGTTGCTGTTGCAGCAGGGACTGTACCGACCGCGCGCGTGCCAGCGAAAGCTCAAAGTTGGAGCCGAAGCGCGCACTGCGGATCGGTACGTTATCGCTGTAACCAATCACCTGAATCTGGCCACTGACGTTGTTCATGGCGGCGGCAATGCGCTGGATCACGTCGACATAGCGTCCGCGCACGTCGGTGGCCGCCGAAGCAAACAACCCATCCCCTTTCAGAGTCACTACGCTGCGATCCGCTTCATCACGAACCGCCACCAGCCCGGCATCAATTTCCGGTTTCAGGAAACCGCGCAGGTCGAGCGTGGCGGGCGGTGGCGGCGCAGGGTTGCCGATCTTCACTTCCGGTAACGTCGTCTGATAGATGCGGGCCAGAACCGGCGAGGTGTAATCGCCCAGACGCCAGTTGAGCACGATATAGAACAGACAGGCCGCCAGCCCGGCGACTGCGGCGCAGGCCCAGAGCGGGATCATCGGTCGCCACAGCTTGCGCAGCACCGGCTGATCGGTGGGATGCGGTGACAGCGCCGTCGCGTAATTGCCGCGCACGCTTCTGATCATCTGCAGCAGACGCTGTTTGATGGTCTCCAGCTGCGAACGGCCATTGTCCAGCACCCGGTAGCGGCCTTCGAACCCCAGCAGCAGGCAGAAGTAGATCAGCTCCAGCATCAGAATGTGGCGTCTTGGGTTCTGCGACAGCTTGGCCAGTAGCTGGAAAAACTTCTCGCCACCCCAGGTTTCGTTGTGAAACGTCACCAGTAAGCCGTTGCTGGTCCAGACGCCGCGGCTGCCCCACGGGGTCAGCGCCGCCGCCTCATCCAGCGCGGTACAAAGGCAGTAACGCGCGCCGATGATCACTTCGTAGCCGAGACCGGACTGCTGGCAGCTCAGCTCGAAGCGGCGAATCTGGTCAATCAGTTGCTGGCGCAGTTGCGCCGGATCGTCATGCGATACCGAATGGCGGATCTGTGGAATCGCGTTAATCAGGGGGTTAGCCGCCGCGACCAGCACATTCTGGTGGCTGGCATCGGGCGCAAGATCGCTGTGTGATTTTTGTTGTTCCTGCATCATGCTGCGTGCTCAGTTTATTATTCTGACTGACTGCGGATGGCCCAGAACTCCATGTTCAGGCCCGGAAACTCACCGGCAAGATGCAGCGCAAAAGCGCCCGAGCGCTCCATCTCTTTCCATAGCTCGCTGTTCTTATCCAGTTCGAAATAGCTGTATCCGGCATGCCACGGGATCTGCGGCGGCGCGCCAGGCATCGCCCGAAGTGCCAGGCCCGGTAGTTGCAGCTGCACCAGATCGCGGATTTTACTGACCGGCGCGACTTTCATCTGCGCCGGGAAATGGGTTTTTAGGGTATCAGCCGGCACGCTGGCTTTTACTGCCAGCACAAAGCCAAACTCATGCACCATGCTGCTTTCCGGTACAGTGGCGACGTTAAGGCCGTGCGAGCGCTGGGTCAGCGGCAGCTGAATCGCGCTCTCTTCCATGACCTGCGACAGTCCCTGCCGCAACAGCAGCGACAGACGGCTAAAGCAGCTGTGAAGATCGTCATGGTCATAAAGCGGCAGCGCATCAGGTGCGCGGGCGGGCGTCCAGGTGCTGAGTTCCGCCGCCAGTTGCAGCCAGTGGCTATAGAGCGTTTCAGGATGCAGTAACGGCAGATGTTGCAGATGGCTGTGCAGGCCAAGCTGACGATTGAGCAGCGCCAGCAGCATAAAATCGACCATATCAGCGCTGTTGAAGCGGCCGGTGCCCGGCGCTCGCTGACTCAGTTGCTGACTGCGCTGCTGGATCAGCCCGTACAGGTCGTTAAACATGTTTTGCAGTGGACGACTGCTGTTCAGGCCCAGCATCGGCGGGATGTAGTCGCTGTCGAGCCGGATGTGATTGTCGCTGCGTTTTTCAATCACCTGCGCCACGCCCATCGCAGTCCACTCGGCGGTGAGATCCTGCTCCAGCATCAGACGCAGGCGCAGCTTGCCGAATTGCACTGTGGCGCTGCCCACGGCCTGTGCGTTGTCATCTTCCACGTCCGCTTCCCAGGCAAGGTAGCGCGCCAGAGAGTCCTGCGACTCCTGAAAAGCGACGGCTTCGCGGCCATTGCGTCGGGCCGGTATCGCCAGCACGACCTTGCTGCGGTCAACAGAGGCCGGAAGGTCCAGCGGTGCCGGGCCATGCTGTGGCTGGCTGAAGGAGAAAAATGTGCCATCCGGCAGGCAGCCGCTGGCGGCGCTCAGCGCCAGTTTTCCCTGACGCAGCAACGCTTCATCAAACTCCAGATCGTAAAAGCCCCAGGTATAAGCGCGCTGTGACTGGCCCCACTCACGCAGGGTGCTGAGAAGATAATTTTCTGACTGCTGGAAATGATGGGGACGCAGGAACATCCCCTCGGTCCAGACCACTTTTTCGGCTCTGTTCATAGGCATCACTGTTTTTCCACGCGAAGGCCATTAATCCCCGCCACAATGCGCGCATTCAGCTCGCCATCGTTACGTTTCCAGAACGCCCAGAATGAGGGCGACGCATCTTCAGGCACCGGCAGCGACAGGCGCCAGACTTTGCCGTCCAGCGCCTGATATTCCGCCATGATGCCGATGAAGCGTGTCTCCGGCAGGCTCTTGATGCGCAGCGTTTTACTGCGCTGCTCGGGTGTCAGGAAGAACTGCTGGGTATTGAGTTGTGCGCTGCCCAGTACGGTGGCGGACTGGTTTTGCAGGGAGAAGAAGTCTGCTGACATGAACTCCGCATCGGAGCTCAGTAACAACACCCGGACTTTCAGCGGCGCACCGCCATTGAGCTGATTCTGTCCTTGCACGTCCAGGTTGTAATAAGCCACAGGCTGCTTACTGCTGCTACAGGCCGCCAGCAGCAACGCCAGCAGCACTATCAGCCCACCACGCAGTTGAGTTGTTCTCATCATCAAGCCCTCCCTGCTTTTTGCGATTAGTTAATGATCCAGGTTCCGTTGGTGCTGTTCTGACAGGCAGTGCTGTCACCATTCACCGCGACACAGGTTTTCTTCTTGCTGCTACTGCGCGCACGACGTTTAGGCTGATCGGCTTTAACTGTCTGATCGTAGAGATCGCTTTTCACCACGGCGCGAAACGGCACATAGCCCGTCAACGTAACTGTCGCCTGCGGCGTGGCAGATTGCGGTGCATCTTTCACGGTAGCCGTGCCGCTATCCGGTTTCGCTTCTGCAGCCTGGGCCGGTTCACCCAGCGCCAGCCAGTTGTTCTCCACCTGACCAATCACGGTATAGCTTTCACCGGTTTTCAGCGTCTCCACCACCTTGCCACCGTAGCCTGGCTGGCTCATCACCGAGCCAGGATAGAGCGCGCGGTAAGTCTCGTTAATCGGGCTGAACTGCGCGGGGGGTTTTACGGCATAACGGTGGCTGAGTGCTACGCCGTCCACCGTGCTGGTGACCAGTGTGTCATCGGTCATTTTCGGCGGTGTTTTACAACCCGCGAGAGAGAAAACAAACATCAGGCCTAGTGCAATGTGGAGCTTCGCCATTTTTTTCATGTTGTGTTCCATTCATATCCTGGAGAGAGGCCAAAGGCCGGTTGTGAGTGTTGAAAATTTAGAAACAGGGCTTGAAAGAAGCGCAATCAGGGCCATTCAGAATGATCATTCTTAAACGAACGGCGCAAAACTGTTGCGTAACCTTACAAAAAACGATCAGTTAAAGTTAAGTATGAAAAACCATCAGCGAAGGTATGAGCGGGAATGGAGAAGAATCTGACCTGGCAATAAACGATCAGAAACATGATCAATTTTTTCCCGGCAAATTTTAGCAGGCAGGCAAAACCCAAGTTTTACTAATGCCATCCCTGGTCGTAAAACCGACAAACTGAATACGATTTACATACATAACGCTATTCGCTTACGAAATAAAATGACTTAACACTCCTGTTAACACATGAATTAAATGCTTAAATTTCATGTATTTATTATCATTATAAAATTTCATAGCTACCGCACGAGCCAGGTAGTCCCTGCCCGTGGGTCCGAAATTACGATCCATGTGTAAATATAAGCTGCGAGTTTACAGAAGATTGACAAAATTTCAACGGGCCTATTTCATTAGAATTTACTTAAGAAATAATTAACTAAATAAGTTAAGCCAAATATGTCGAGCTTTTAAGCACCCACTTAGGACAAATCTTAACAACATGCAAAAATATAAAGTATTTTTACAAATTAGTGTTTTCACCCCTGAAGCATCATTAAAGTAACTCATGTAAAAAGTGGCGCTGATTGCGGGTGACGGAAGCGTGGTGAGAAAAGGCATCCTTCACTGAAGTGCCGTTAAAGCGGCAGGATTTATCTGTAAAGAGACAATTTATCAATGAGTTAATTGATTGAATGACAGCGTTGCCGTGAGTGAAGAAGGGAAAGGAATTAAGGCAGATAAGCGAAACGCTACACGGCCACACTCTGTGCGCAGCCAGGACTGATTAAGTGTTCTTTACAAAAATCTGACCGCTGATAAGTTTAAGTGTGTCAGCAGGTTACAAAATCGGGACATAAAAAAACCACGCCTCAGCGTGGTTTAACGGTAACAAACGGAAAAATTATTTGGTGAGGTCGATCAGAAGAAGCCCAGCGGCTCGATGCTGTAACTGACCAGCAGGTTTTTGGTCTGCTGATAGTGGTCCAGCATCATTTTGTGCGTCTCGCGACCAATACCCGATTTTTTATACCCACCAAACGCGGCGTGTGCCGGATAGAGATGGTAGCAGTTAGTCCAGACGCGACCGGCTTTAATCGCCCTGCCCACCCGATAAGCACGGTTGATATCTCGCGTCCAGACGCCCGCACCCAGCCCATAAATAGAGTCGTTAGCGATGCTGACCGCTTCCGCCTCATCCTTAAAAGTGGTGATGCCGATCACCGGTCCAAAGATCTCCTCCTGGAAAACCCGCATGCTGTTGTTGCCTTTCAGCAGGGTGGGCTGAATGTAGTAACCGCTGTTAAGTTCATCATCCAGCTTCTCAACACCCCCACCCACCAGCACTTCAGCTCCCTCCTGACGGGCAACCTCAAGGTAAGAGAGAATTTTATCAAACTGCTGCTGTGACGCCTGCGCGCCGACCATGGTCTCGGTGTCCAGCGGATCGCCCCGTTTAATGGTTTTTACCCGCTTCATTACGGCGGCCATAAACGGTTCGTAGATGGACTCCTGCACCAGTGCACGTGACGGACAGGTACAGATTTCGCCCTGATTCAGGAAGCCCAGCACCACGCCTTCAGCGGCTTTCTCAATAAAGCTCTCTTCCGCCTGCATGATGTCTTCAAAGAAGATGTTGGGTGATTTGCCCCCCAGTTCGACCGTTGAGGGAATCAGGCTTTTCGCTGCCAGTTCCAGAATGTGACCCCCGGTCGCGGTAGAGCCGGTAAAGGCCACCTTAGCAATGCCGGAGTGAGAAGCCAGCGCTTCGCCTGCCTCTTTACCAAAGCCGTGCACCACGTTCAGCACGCCTGGCGGCAGCAGGTCTTTAATCAGATCGACAAAAACGGTGATCGACAGCGGCGTCTGTTCTGCCGGTTTGAGTACAACGCAGTTACCTGCGCCCAGCGCCGGCGCCAGTTTCCAGGCCGCCATTAACAACGGGAAGTTCCAGGGGATAATTTGCGCCACCACGCCCAGCGGCTCGTGGAAATGGTAGGCAGCGGTGAACTCATCAATCTCTGCCGCACTGCCTTCCTGCGCCCGCACACAACCGGCAAAGTAGCGGAAGTGATCGACCGCCAGCGGCATATCCGCCGCCAGCGTTTCGCGTACCGGTTTCCCATTGTCCCAGGTTTCATAGACCGCCATGGTCTCCAGATGCTGTTCCAGCCGATCGGCGATCTTCAGTAACAGCAGAGAACGTTGTTGTGGCGATGTCTTTCCCCAGGCGTCAGCCGCCGCAGCCGCAGCGGCGACGGCGTTATCAACATCGGCGGCATCTGAGCGGGGAAATTCACCGGCCGCAGAGCCGTTCACTGGCGAAGTATTGGTGAAGTAGTTGCCGTTCACCGGCGCGACGAATTCACCATTAATGAAGTTGCCATAATTCTTTTGTAATGTGATCAGAGAACCCTGTTCTCCGGGGGCGGCGTAACGCATGGTCATTCTCCTGACAGGTGACTGATGTAACAATGATGAAACTTATTATTAACATGAAGCATCATTGAGAGCCTGTCAGGTCTGTTATCCGGAAACTGTGACCGCCCCGAAGGAATAGGCGTTTCCGCTTCGTCTTTAGATAATTCCGACTTTTACCCAAACGGCTGTTCAAAGAGAAACTTCTGCGGCACAAAGAGGGTCAACCTGAGGACAAATTCATTCTGGAGATGAACATGCTGGCTTCAGCTATTACCCTGATGCGCGCTAAAGCCAATTTCGTGCATCAGTTTATCCGCAACCCACGCAAGATGGGCAGCATTACGCCCTCATCTGAGGCGTTGTGCCGCGCCATGATCGCATCAGTCGAATGGCCTGAAACATTACGTGTTGCCGAACTCGGCGCGGGTGATGGGGTGCTGACGCGCTGGATACTGGAGCAGATGTCACCTGATGCCACGCTGGATGCTTTTGAGATCAGTAACACGCTGGCAGACAAACTTGTTGCGATGGATGATCCACGCATGACAGTACGGACCTGTTCTGCGGAGTACCTGAGCGGGGAATATGACGTGATTTTCTCTGGCCTGCCGCTGCTGTCACTTCCGCCTGAGCTGCGTGAAGCCATTCTGCGCGCGGTTTATAACGCCCTCGGCCCCAAGGGCGTGTTTGTACAGTTCCAGTACACCTCGCTGACCCAGCCTGACTTGTCGCGCTACTTCACCTGGGAGCGCCAGCGGGTGCTGAAAAACGTGCCACC is a genomic window containing:
- the tssB gene encoding type VI secretion system contractile sheath small subunit, producing the protein MATSKSSGQKFIARNRAPRVQIEYDVEIYGAERKIQLPFVMGVLADLVGKPLEPQPGIDERKFLEIDIDNFDERMKALKPRAAFQVDNTLNGEGKLNIDLTFDSMDDFSPDAVARNVEPLSKLLEARTQLANLLTYMDGKNGAEELIGKVLQDPTLLQALTHLPKQDEATEGKEPQA
- the tssA gene encoding type VI secretion system protein TssA yields the protein MNTEALLAPVSEENPGGDNLEYDADFQAMEQASAGKAEQQFGDTIIPAEPADWNKVEKLAIALLGRSKDLRVMLALTHAWTELKGLPGYAQGLKLIEQALLLYWEPLWPRLEEYGEQDPFYRINALALLGDKTSLSGAVRQCWLLRYPSDGISLRDAAALCDGSKTEVADYPGGLPRLIDELARGDQPGIEAVLQIHERLQTICETIAERLGEAAVPELIQMRRQIALIAERCQATDLSQLIPTAAAEQTAEAAAPAAVAAAPRAAADWRTVQISSRADAQLMLEKVKLYFTQHEPSHPAPLMIDRVQRLIERDFLEIIRELAPDGVHQLETIFGRRD
- the tagF gene encoding type VI secretion system-associated protein TagF, encoding MTHYAAPCWYGKLPSAGDFVKRRFPDVLYRQWSSWFQVGLHHWQSSQESENAPSRPFLNAPVWNFVVPPMLGSQLIQMGCLIAARDSVGRNYPLCALRHFTPAEWSPALLARSGEWYQQVGNTLLRVVQGGGSPEQLDQALISIPQPQPPQEAGESSDILNVIGHGDTPSTLNWALPGENFDPQFYTSFWWTNQSDGFPLYTQVHSGNFTAQLFSLLFDPAGGAKPGRNGLYPPMFES
- the tssM gene encoding type VI secretion system membrane subunit TssM, with amino-acid sequence MLNILFAVLTSRLAWGFVGITALSFIIWVIGPVFSIVDSRPLEPEQNRMISIALLYLVWGLGQAIPRLYNYWLNRKLMSSLETGKSDAPEADRQRLTSEEQVLAGRFSEATEMLRKAHFQRHSSKGTPFWAQRFGRQYLYQLPWYMIIGAPGAGKTTALVNSGLQFPLADKFGKSALRGIGGTRNCDWWFTNDAVLLDTAGRYSTQESQQDSDASEWHHFLDLLRKYRGRQPINGVIVTLSVSDLLSQSPEALRNQALALRQRLMELHDRLGIRFPVYVLVTKADLLKGFRSYFGSLDKAQREQIWGFTFPWAKASAADFELNSQFQQEYSLLQQRLDAGLADRLLMESDAQARAESYLFPQEFAALRPLLADALDTLFARSDFETQFAPRGIYFASGTQEGLPFDRVMGELNRALNLPGQQAGESGRWDQVDKDAPIPQNKGQSFFLKGVLENVIFQESGLAGSNRWWELRNRAGLWSGYLALLVLLLVAGGLWLTSYSKNKTYLQEMAAKGPQVEQLGNQLQQQVNGDLFALVPYLNTLLHLPESADFSLESPPLTRRMGLYRGTEVSDATRALYDKALKQLLLPQVAQNITRWLRNDTGSDADYSYEALKAYQMLYQPKHYDGKFLQAWLMLNLSRELPQNVTQQQVKQLAWHLQQLLETQIHSSPYAKDDALVKREQEMINQMPLSQRVYGRLKRLLQRDDSLQPVTLASLGGPQSELVFSRKSGKSVNDGVSGLYTPDGYWQHVDKQIAPVTQALYQDDLWVLGGAAPQQKSEQTDLAVRQLYVQDYIRQWEQFLSDIQLNSSADLSQRINTARLLSGNHSPLRQLVINLSNLLTLNRAQPDEKTAQAAKPSDNSATRTLEALFTSPEASAARGQAATQVSPEQAVAVHFAPILELAQPLQQGSKVLAVDDFLHQIDDLYRYLTAVQDAANSGMPPPASDAISRLQASAGRLPGSLQNMVSSMAVGASSDAQRRDMDNVRKRITMEVGSFCRQAIAGRYPLVRSARSEVTPDDLARMFAPGSGMMDSFFRDNLASKVDTTNASWRFTPGIDGKTLPGGEALLRPFQQAQSIRDAFFANGATTPGFRVTLRTVKMDNDILNLTLDVDGQQLRYSHGPQAVQMVSWPGPGGTSQVRMQLGLTNGTTSTLVTSGPWALNRFFDRARVTAAGGLTREATFSVEGHQVTLSFTPGSIRNPFQLPGFSCP
- a CDS encoding DotU family type VI secretion system protein — encoded protein: MMQEQQKSHSDLAPDASHQNVLVAAANPLINAIPQIRHSVSHDDPAQLRQQLIDQIRRFELSCQQSGLGYEVIIGARYCLCTALDEAAALTPWGSRGVWTSNGLLVTFHNETWGGEKFFQLLAKLSQNPRRHILMLELIYFCLLLGFEGRYRVLDNGRSQLETIKQRLLQMIRSVRGNYATALSPHPTDQPVLRKLWRPMIPLWACAAVAGLAACLFYIVLNWRLGDYTSPVLARIYQTTLPEVKIGNPAPPPPATLDLRGFLKPEIDAGLVAVRDEADRSVVTLKGDGLFASAATDVRGRYVDVIQRIAAAMNNVSGQIQVIGYSDNVPIRSARFGSNFELSLARARSVQSLLQQQLADPSRVKAEGRGESNPLVPNNSAENRARNRRVEITLLVAPDATHAELNGLARGN